In a genomic window of Gloeocapsopsis dulcis:
- the ispG gene encoding (E)-4-hydroxy-3-methylbut-2-enyl-diphosphate synthase gives MQTLPTPSTTINPISGLLTDTTIHRRKTRPVKVGNVTIGGGYPVVVQSMINEDTLDIDGSVAAIRRLHEIGCEIVRVTVPSMAHAKALAEIKQKLHQTYKSVPLVADVHHNGMKIALEVAKHVDKVRINPGLYVFEKPKIDRTEYSQAEFDEIGNKIRETLEPLVISLRDQNKAMRIGVNHGSLAERMLFTYGDTPEGMVESALEFIRICESLDFRNLVVSLKASRVPVMLTAYRLIAQKMDELGMDYPLHLGVTEAGDGEYGRIKSTAGIGTLLAEGIGDTIRVSLTEAPEKEIPVCYSILQALGLRKTMVEYVACPSCGRTLFNLEEVLHKVREATKHLTGLDIAVMGCIVNGPGEMADADYGYVGKQPGYISLYRGRDEIKRVPEAQGVEELINLIKADGRWVEP, from the coding sequence ATGCAAACCTTGCCTACTCCATCAACTACGATTAACCCTATCTCTGGGCTATTAACTGATACCACGATCCATCGCCGCAAAACCCGTCCAGTTAAGGTTGGCAACGTCACCATCGGTGGTGGTTATCCTGTGGTGGTGCAATCAATGATTAACGAAGACACGCTTGATATAGATGGCTCTGTTGCTGCCATTCGACGCTTGCATGAAATTGGCTGTGAGATTGTCCGAGTGACTGTACCAAGCATGGCTCATGCTAAAGCTTTAGCAGAAATTAAGCAAAAACTTCATCAAACTTACAAATCTGTCCCACTTGTTGCGGATGTACATCACAATGGCATGAAAATTGCCTTGGAAGTTGCTAAGCACGTAGATAAAGTGCGCATCAATCCAGGGTTATATGTATTTGAAAAACCAAAAATAGATCGCACAGAATACTCCCAAGCAGAATTTGATGAAATAGGCAACAAGATTCGGGAAACGCTAGAACCTTTAGTCATCTCCCTGCGCGACCAAAACAAAGCAATGCGTATTGGTGTCAATCACGGTTCGCTTGCCGAAAGAATGCTATTTACTTATGGAGATACACCAGAAGGAATGGTGGAATCTGCTTTAGAGTTTATTCGGATTTGTGAATCATTAGATTTTCGGAATTTGGTCGTGTCCCTCAAAGCATCGCGCGTTCCTGTGATGCTTACTGCTTACCGCTTGATAGCTCAAAAAATGGATGAATTGGGAATGGATTACCCCTTGCATCTCGGCGTGACTGAAGCGGGTGATGGTGAGTATGGTCGCATCAAGTCTACAGCGGGAATTGGTACTCTATTAGCTGAGGGAATTGGCGATACTATCCGTGTATCGCTTACTGAAGCACCTGAAAAGGAAATTCCAGTCTGCTACAGCATTTTACAAGCACTTGGCTTACGTAAAACAATGGTAGAGTACGTTGCTTGCCCTTCTTGCGGTCGTACTTTGTTCAATTTAGAAGAGGTACTACACAAAGTCCGCGAAGCAACAAAACATCTCACTGGTTTAGATATTGCCGTTATGGGTTGCATTGTCAATGGACCTGGAGAAATGGCAGATGCAGATTACGGCTACGTTGGTAAGCAACCAGGTTACATCTCTTTGTATCGCGGTAGGGATGAAATCAAGCGCGTTCCTGAAGCTCAAGGCGTTGAAGAATTAATCAATCTCATTAAAGCAGACGGACGCTGGGTTGAACCATGA
- a CDS encoding RNA recognition motif domain-containing protein: protein MTIYVGNLSYRATEDDLRAVFAEYGTVKRIVLPTDRETGRMRGFAFVDMTEDAQEDAAITELDGADWMGRQLRVNKAKPREENNRRNGTGMRRNEY from the coding sequence ATGACTATTTACGTTGGAAACTTATCCTACCGCGCTACAGAAGACGACTTGAGAGCAGTATTTGCAGAGTATGGTACAGTCAAAAGAATTGTCTTGCCGACAGACCGGGAAACTGGTAGGATGCGCGGCTTTGCCTTCGTTGATATGACAGAAGATGCCCAAGAAGATGCCGCAATTACAGAATTGGACGGGGCTGATTGGATGGGACGTCAACTGAGAGTAAATAAAGCAAAACCACGTGAAGAAAACAATCGGCGCAACGGAACTGGTATGAGGAGAAACGAATACTAA
- the nrdJ gene encoding ribonucleoside-triphosphate reductase, adenosylcobalamin-dependent has protein sequence MVRELERTNHTSQFPETAPAANPVFFRTYSRRQPNGRRESWEEVCDRTLKGLVNLGKLTDAEVAILIKMQRQMKALPSGRWLWVGGTEWIEKQENFSGAYNCTSTNVTDWRAFGLMMDLAMMGCGTGAVLEPQYIHQLPQIRNHLNVTITGEIGITPALERQEITEIQAAGNDITIYVGDSRQGWVKSYQTLLELSSDEQFAGEVNVQINLQNVRPAGELLKGFGGVANPIKLPELYQRCAAILNKAVGRQLNSVECCLLIDEAAVVVVAGNVRRCLPEDALIHTSKGLVAIRDIQIGDLVQTPLGFRRVVNKFDQGIQEVYEIETNGTFPRATLNHRIAVLADAQGEIAWKRVADLTSGDRLMHNTQVLPGTITHLPPDFTAHRPTQSRNASPIVIPELTPEVAWLIGLTHGDRYVSLGRNKHGKPYGAISWACNSQDLDLANKIHNKIDIALAQFGVKATHVLIQGENTLRSCVTSIRLAEYFSKYIKQPNKPIEIPDFILQGSVDVRAAYLAGLMDSDGAINNRPPYLLTTVYRSFARQVASVLSSLGIAGRVKLTLPQAQNWQVKYNIALPAFKNQYNALIAPHSAKGKLRQGIKTFGFTVPGSLMREVYTYSEMREMGFQGSCNVDSNYERYIAESDICLDVPISVKSLGSYDCIQTYDIEVEEAHCFYCDGYLTHNSAGMRQGDSNDELFANAKGNLWQQDENGNWRIDPERDALRMANHTRVFHRQPTLDECIDAVRNQYYSGEGAIQYAPEAIARANADILTTPEFKTEFLQAYTQGKEQAQQWLRDRFNEFSPEEIEHRLSRYALNPCGEIVGANFHCVSGKTLLITRQGIHKIKEIVGEEVEIWNGKRWSKVVPFQTNTGQKLYRVKFGDGSYLDVTEYHRFFVKDRFGKSYQEVQTKDLLSHSKYSIHTEPFVIEYQDGEAIEPSYAYTLGVAVGDGTLDRNGNAKIRLYTQKAELLVSGKKSPLRNYDYLPSFVDVTDLGFSGELLYRLKTQADALNIIGSWNKQAILAFIAGLADTDGSNTQGNGIRIYIADYERAHRLQLLLSKCGIQSSVNMMARKASVTNLGKRLQDLYYLQITDCNQIPCQKLNTSKGCKPTAKGKWQIIKSVEELPGYHDTFCFNEPEFHKGVFANTLTGNCNLSEIHLNQIDPNNYQEQAEAFTAGALSVAALLNHKFIEPRYQKSRELDPIVGVSFTGLFDFFVRAFGVDWLHWWTAGRPDTPQGLEYKQKEQEYLSRWKEIVHQVIWEYCDRHNIKRPNRCTTVQPSGTKSLLTGASPGWHPPKAQRFIRRITFRSHDPVALACIDYGYNVIPSQSDKDENGNLLNDPFDPRCTEWLVEIPVAVPWAELPGADEIDISQFSAIAQMDFYMQVQKFYVSHNTSATIELRENEVAALGTRIYETIQNDEGYISAALLARFDDHQTFPRLPFEPISKQQYEQLIQQVKTQRRTTIFQSALIQYDAKDLSEVGPAGCDSDKCLFSDQKPL, from the coding sequence ATGGTTCGAGAGCTTGAGCGCACTAATCACACTAGCCAGTTCCCTGAAACTGCGCCCGCTGCTAATCCTGTATTTTTTAGAACGTATAGCCGTCGCCAGCCGAATGGTAGGCGGGAAAGCTGGGAAGAAGTATGCGATCGCACGCTCAAAGGTTTAGTCAATTTGGGTAAACTCACCGATGCTGAAGTTGCGATTCTCATTAAAATGCAGCGTCAAATGAAAGCGTTGCCAAGTGGACGTTGGTTATGGGTTGGTGGCACAGAATGGATTGAAAAGCAAGAAAATTTTTCTGGAGCCTATAACTGTACAAGTACCAACGTTACAGACTGGCGGGCTTTTGGCTTGATGATGGATCTGGCGATGATGGGTTGTGGTACTGGTGCTGTTCTCGAACCGCAGTATATTCATCAGCTACCACAAATTCGCAATCACTTAAACGTTACGATTACTGGGGAAATTGGAATAACACCGGCACTGGAACGGCAAGAAATCACTGAAATTCAAGCGGCTGGTAACGACATCACAATTTATGTTGGCGATAGCCGTCAAGGTTGGGTGAAATCGTATCAAACTCTCCTCGAATTATCCAGCGATGAACAATTTGCAGGAGAAGTAAATGTCCAGATCAATCTGCAAAATGTCCGCCCAGCAGGCGAACTTCTCAAAGGCTTTGGTGGCGTCGCCAACCCGATTAAGTTACCTGAACTATATCAGCGCTGTGCAGCAATTCTCAACAAAGCAGTAGGAAGACAACTTAATTCTGTAGAATGCTGTTTGTTGATTGATGAAGCAGCTGTCGTCGTTGTTGCTGGTAATGTGCGGCGTTGTCTACCTGAAGATGCTTTGATACATACCTCTAAAGGACTCGTAGCAATTCGAGACATTCAGATTGGCGATTTAGTACAAACTCCGCTTGGTTTTCGGCGGGTAGTTAACAAATTTGACCAAGGTATTCAAGAAGTCTACGAAATTGAAACAAATGGAACTTTTCCTCGTGCTACCTTGAATCATCGCATTGCCGTATTAGCTGATGCTCAGGGAGAAATCGCTTGGAAGCGAGTTGCAGATTTAACATCAGGCGATCGCTTGATGCATAATACCCAAGTTCTTCCTGGTACAATAACTCACTTACCGCCAGATTTTACCGCGCATAGACCTACTCAAAGCCGAAATGCGAGTCCGATTGTTATCCCCGAACTAACTCCTGAAGTTGCGTGGTTAATTGGACTAACTCACGGTGATAGATATGTGAGCTTGGGAAGAAATAAACACGGAAAACCCTATGGTGCAATTTCTTGGGCTTGTAATAGCCAAGACTTGGATTTAGCTAATAAAATTCACAACAAGATCGACATAGCTTTAGCTCAATTTGGGGTAAAAGCAACGCACGTCCTCATCCAAGGTGAGAATACACTGCGATCATGTGTCACTTCAATTCGGTTAGCGGAATATTTTTCTAAATATATCAAGCAACCAAATAAACCTATAGAAATTCCTGATTTTATCTTGCAAGGTTCGGTTGATGTTAGAGCAGCTTATCTAGCTGGCTTAATGGATAGTGACGGAGCAATTAACAACAGACCACCTTATTTATTAACGACTGTTTATCGCTCATTTGCTAGACAAGTTGCCTCAGTTCTTTCTAGTTTAGGGATTGCAGGTAGAGTAAAACTAACTCTTCCACAAGCACAAAATTGGCAAGTAAAATACAATATCGCTTTGCCAGCTTTCAAAAATCAATACAATGCTTTGATTGCACCTCATTCAGCTAAAGGTAAATTACGACAAGGAATCAAAACTTTTGGCTTTACTGTACCTGGTTCGCTGATGCGCGAGGTATACACCTATAGCGAAATGCGGGAAATGGGATTTCAAGGTTCTTGCAACGTCGATTCTAATTACGAGCGTTATATTGCTGAATCTGATATTTGCCTCGATGTCCCAATCTCAGTTAAAAGCTTGGGTAGCTACGACTGCATTCAAACTTATGACATTGAAGTAGAAGAAGCCCACTGTTTTTATTGCGATGGTTATTTAACTCATAATAGTGCGGGAATGCGTCAAGGCGACAGCAACGATGAGTTATTTGCTAACGCCAAAGGTAATCTATGGCAACAAGATGAAAACGGTAACTGGCGGATCGATCCCGAACGCGATGCGCTACGAATGGCAAATCATACTCGCGTGTTTCATCGTCAACCAACTTTAGATGAGTGTATTGATGCCGTACGCAATCAATATTATTCAGGGGAAGGTGCAATTCAATATGCACCCGAAGCGATCGCCCGTGCTAATGCAGATATCTTAACTACTCCTGAATTCAAAACCGAATTTCTGCAAGCTTATACTCAAGGTAAGGAACAAGCACAGCAGTGGTTACGCGATCGCTTTAATGAATTTTCACCAGAAGAAATTGAACATAGACTATCAAGATATGCTCTGAATCCTTGCGGGGAAATCGTTGGTGCAAATTTCCATTGTGTGTCAGGAAAAACTTTGTTAATTACCCGCCAAGGTATTCATAAAATTAAAGAGATTGTTGGCGAAGAAGTTGAAATTTGGAATGGGAAACGCTGGAGCAAAGTTGTTCCATTTCAAACCAATACAGGACAAAAATTATATCGTGTAAAATTTGGTGATGGTTCGTATCTAGATGTGACAGAATACCATCGTTTTTTTGTTAAAGATAGATTTGGTAAAAGCTATCAAGAAGTACAGACGAAAGATTTATTATCACACAGCAAATACTCAATTCACACCGAACCATTTGTGATTGAATATCAAGATGGAGAAGCTATTGAGCCTTCATATGCTTATACATTAGGAGTAGCTGTAGGTGATGGAACTTTAGACCGAAACGGTAATGCCAAAATTAGACTTTATACTCAGAAAGCTGAACTGCTAGTTTCTGGAAAAAAATCTCCTCTAAGAAACTACGATTATCTACCCTCTTTTGTAGACGTTACTGACTTAGGGTTTTCAGGAGAACTCTTGTATCGCTTGAAAACACAAGCTGATGCATTAAATATAATTGGTTCATGGAATAAGCAAGCAATTCTTGCTTTTATAGCTGGACTTGCTGATACTGATGGTTCTAATACTCAAGGAAATGGTATCAGAATTTATATTGCTGACTACGAAAGAGCACATCGATTACAACTACTTTTGTCTAAGTGCGGAATTCAGTCATCAGTAAATATGATGGCACGTAAGGCATCAGTAACAAACTTAGGTAAAAGATTGCAAGATTTATATTATTTGCAGATTACTGATTGTAATCAAATTCCTTGCCAAAAGTTGAATACTAGTAAAGGATGTAAGCCTACAGCAAAAGGAAAATGGCAAATAATTAAAAGCGTTGAAGAGTTACCAGGCTATCACGATACTTTTTGCTTCAATGAACCAGAATTCCATAAAGGCGTTTTTGCTAATACTCTAACCGGAAACTGCAATTTGTCAGAGATCCATCTCAATCAAATTGACCCGAATAACTATCAAGAACAAGCAGAAGCATTTACTGCTGGAGCACTTTCAGTTGCAGCACTGTTGAACCACAAATTCATTGAACCACGCTATCAAAAATCACGCGAATTAGACCCAATTGTAGGTGTATCTTTTACCGGATTATTTGACTTTTTTGTCCGTGCTTTTGGTGTCGATTGGCTGCATTGGTGGACAGCAGGAAGACCAGACACACCACAAGGATTAGAATATAAACAAAAAGAGCAAGAATATCTTAGCAGGTGGAAAGAAATTGTCCATCAGGTGATTTGGGAATATTGCGATCGCCACAACATTAAACGCCCGAACCGCTGTACTACTGTGCAACCTTCAGGAACAAAATCTCTACTCACAGGTGCTTCTCCTGGTTGGCATCCCCCCAAAGCGCAACGCTTTATTCGCCGCATCACATTCCGCAGTCACGATCCTGTGGCATTGGCTTGTATTGACTACGGCTACAACGTTATCCCATCACAATCGGATAAAGACGAAAATGGCAATCTGCTTAACGATCCATTCGATCCGCGTTGTACCGAATGGTTGGTAGAAATTCCTGTGGCTGTACCTTGGGCTGAATTGCCAGGTGCAGATGAAATTGATATTAGTCAATTTAGTGCGATCGCTCAAATGGATTTCTATATGCAAGTCCAAAAGTTTTACGTTTCACATAACACCTCCGCCACAATTGAACTACGAGAAAACGAAGTTGCAGCATTAGGTACTCGCATTTACGAGACAATCCAAAATGATGAAGGCTATATCTCAGCCGCACTCCTAGCGCGATTTGACGATCATCAAACGTTCCCGCGTTTACCTTTTGAACCGATATCTAAACAACAATATGAGCAATTAATACAACAAGTCAAAACGCAACGCCGCACCACCATTTTTCAGTCAGCATTGATTCAATACGACGCTAAAGACTTATCCGAGGTAGGTCCTGCGGGTTGTGACTCTGACAAGTGTCTGTTCTCAGATCAAAAACCTCTATAA
- a CDS encoding Npun_F5749 family FMN-dependent PPOX-type flavoprotein: protein METIIVNPWRSPLARALHKNPQPSRYLQLATVRLDNRPANRTVVFRGFLEDTDQLKFIVDARTQKPEQIAHQPWAEACWYFIDTREQFRIGGYLNLVGEDHPDTTLQQARQNTWREISDAARLLFAFPHPGKPRADIGFDVPPPDATQPLPHFCLLILEPIEVDHLKLRGEPQNRYLYTRRSNRTWSTQEINP from the coding sequence TTGGAAACAATAATTGTGAATCCTTGGCGATCGCCTCTTGCGCGTGCTTTGCATAAAAATCCGCAACCATCTCGCTATTTACAACTTGCAACAGTGCGCTTGGATAATCGCCCTGCAAATCGTACTGTCGTATTTCGCGGTTTTCTTGAAGATACCGATCAATTAAAATTTATCGTTGATGCGCGTACGCAAAAACCTGAACAAATTGCCCATCAACCGTGGGCAGAAGCGTGTTGGTACTTTATTGATACTCGCGAACAGTTTCGCATTGGTGGTTACTTAAATTTAGTCGGAGAAGATCACCCCGACACAACATTACAGCAAGCGCGTCAAAACACTTGGCGCGAAATTAGTGACGCAGCGCGGTTACTCTTTGCGTTTCCTCATCCAGGAAAACCAAGAGCAGATATAGGTTTTGATGTTCCTCCACCCGATGCAACGCAGCCATTACCGCATTTTTGCTTGTTAATACTCGAACCTATCGAGGTAGATCATTTAAAACTACGTGGTGAACCGCAGAATAGATATCTTTATACTCGCAGGAGCAATCGCACTTGGTCTACTCAAGAAATTAATCCTTAA
- the cysE gene encoding serine O-acetyltransferase yields MFCLQWVFKVFSTLLADFQIIFERDPAARNWLEVLFFYPGLQAILLHRIAHKLYKIGIPFIPRFISFIARFLTGIEIHPGAVIGQGFFIDHGMGVVIGETAIIGNDVLLYQGVTLGGTGKESGKRHPTVGNNVVVGAGAKVLGNIEIGNNVRIGAGSVVLRNVPSNCTVVGVPGRVIYRSGVRVDPLEHGSLPDSEAEVIRALVDRIESLEQQVEQLQHKHTPAPAYHISSIVQDTSDVVQNEYEIPTTQGAACQLRNKAIQEFLDGAGI; encoded by the coding sequence ATGTTTTGCCTACAATGGGTATTTAAGGTGTTCTCTACCCTGCTTGCTGACTTTCAAATTATCTTTGAGCGCGATCCAGCAGCACGTAACTGGCTGGAAGTGCTATTCTTCTACCCTGGCTTGCAAGCGATCTTATTGCACCGGATAGCACACAAGCTCTACAAAATAGGTATTCCTTTTATTCCTCGCTTCATCTCTTTTATAGCACGATTCCTCACAGGAATTGAGATTCACCCAGGTGCAGTCATTGGACAAGGGTTTTTTATCGATCACGGCATGGGAGTTGTGATTGGAGAAACAGCGATTATTGGTAATGACGTTCTTCTTTATCAAGGAGTAACACTTGGTGGTACAGGTAAAGAAAGTGGCAAACGTCACCCGACTGTGGGTAATAATGTTGTCGTTGGCGCTGGTGCTAAAGTCTTAGGCAATATTGAAATTGGCAATAATGTGCGGATTGGTGCAGGCTCAGTAGTACTACGAAATGTCCCTTCTAATTGCACAGTTGTCGGTGTGCCAGGGCGCGTCATTTATCGATCTGGAGTCCGTGTCGATCCTCTAGAACACGGTAGTTTACCAGACTCAGAAGCGGAAGTGATTCGCGCTTTGGTCGATCGGATAGAATCTCTAGAGCAACAAGTAGAACAGTTACAACACAAACATACTCCTGCTCCTGCTTACCATATTTCCAGTATTGTGCAAGACACAAGTGATGTAGTCCAAAATGAGTATGAAATCCCAACGACTCAAGGTGCAGCTTGTCAATTAAGAAATAAAGCGATTCAAGAGTTTTTAGACGGTGCTGGAATTTAA
- the purH gene encoding bifunctional phosphoribosylaminoimidazolecarboxamide formyltransferase/IMP cyclohydrolase, giving the protein MTRLALLSVSDKTGLVDFAQSLVAEFGFDLISSGGTAQALKDAELPVTKVADYTGSPEILGGRVKTLHPRIHGGILARRDVPQDVTDLENNQIRPIDLVVVNLYPFKETIAQPDVTLPDAIEQIDIGGPAMLRAAAKNFAHLTVLCDPTLYSTYLQELRQHNGEVSLSFRQQCAIKAFSHTSGYDQAIASYLIGAREEFTLMGTQLQVLRYGENPHQEAAWYQTGVNESGWTAAKKLQGKELSYNNLVDLEAARQIITEFTDTPAATIIKHTNPCGVALGDTLVEAYTKAFNADSTSAFGGIVALNQPIDAATATELTKTFLECVVAPGCEAEAQEILAAKSKVRVLILPNLSAGPKETIKVIAGGFLVQAADDVVADTSKWQVVTQKQPTAEQLAELLFAWKVCKHVKSNAIVVTRDRTTVGVGAGQMNRVGSVQIALDQAGEKANGGFLASDGFFPFDDSVKTAVAAGISAIVQPGGSMRDQDSINAANDLGLVMMFTGIRHFLH; this is encoded by the coding sequence ATGACGCGTCTAGCACTGCTGAGCGTATCTGATAAAACAGGGTTAGTTGATTTTGCTCAGAGTTTAGTAGCAGAATTTGGCTTTGATCTGATTAGCAGTGGTGGTACAGCCCAAGCTTTAAAAGATGCAGAATTACCAGTCACAAAAGTGGCTGATTATACAGGTTCGCCAGAGATTTTGGGTGGAAGAGTCAAAACATTGCATCCGCGAATTCATGGTGGTATTTTGGCACGTCGCGATGTTCCGCAAGATGTTACAGATTTAGAAAATAATCAAATTCGCCCGATTGATTTAGTTGTTGTCAACTTGTATCCCTTTAAAGAGACGATCGCTCAACCTGATGTCACTTTACCAGATGCAATCGAACAAATTGATATTGGCGGTCCTGCTATGCTCAGGGCAGCGGCAAAGAATTTCGCTCATCTAACAGTATTGTGCGATCCTACGCTTTATAGTACTTATCTACAAGAGTTACGCCAGCACAATGGTGAAGTCTCTCTAAGTTTTCGCCAACAATGTGCAATTAAGGCATTTTCTCATACATCTGGGTATGACCAGGCGATCGCATCTTATTTAATAGGGGCGAGGGAAGAATTTACACTAATGGGGACGCAGTTGCAGGTTTTGCGGTACGGGGAAAATCCACATCAGGAAGCAGCTTGGTATCAAACTGGTGTTAATGAAAGTGGATGGACGGCAGCTAAGAAACTTCAGGGGAAGGAACTGAGTTATAACAACTTAGTCGATTTGGAAGCAGCGCGGCAAATTATTACTGAGTTTACGGATACTCCGGCTGCAACAATTATCAAACACACGAATCCTTGTGGTGTGGCGTTAGGGGATACTCTTGTAGAAGCTTATACCAAAGCTTTTAATGCCGATTCTACTTCGGCGTTTGGGGGTATTGTCGCACTAAATCAGCCGATTGATGCTGCAACTGCAACGGAGTTAACGAAGACATTTTTAGAATGTGTGGTTGCACCTGGATGTGAGGCGGAAGCCCAAGAGATATTAGCAGCTAAATCTAAGGTGCGCGTATTGATTTTACCAAACTTGAGTGCAGGACCAAAAGAAACTATAAAAGTTATTGCGGGTGGATTTTTAGTACAAGCGGCGGATGATGTTGTTGCTGATACTAGTAAATGGCAAGTTGTAACACAAAAGCAACCTACAGCAGAACAATTAGCAGAATTATTGTTTGCGTGGAAAGTTTGTAAGCACGTCAAGTCGAATGCAATTGTTGTTACACGCGATCGCACAACTGTGGGTGTCGGCGCAGGGCAGATGAATCGTGTCGGTTCAGTGCAAATTGCTTTAGATCAAGCTGGAGAAAAAGCCAACGGTGGATTCTTAGCAAGTGATGGTTTCTTTCCGTTTGATGACTCGGTAAAAACTGCTGTAGCGGCGGGAATTTCTGCGATCGTGCAACCTGGTGGAAGTATGCGCGATCAAGATTCAATTAATGCAGCGAATGATTTAGGTTTAGTGATGATGTTTACCGGAATACGCCACTTTTTACACTAA
- a CDS encoding Uma2 family endonuclease, with product MTTTQVRLFTAQEYHKMADLGILHPDERVELIEGQIIAMAAKNPPHSAITKRTADTLRNLLTGKADIRVQEPIHISDRSEPEPDIAVVKIDPRDYIDRHPIPDDVFLLIEVADRTLSYDCNKKAALYARAGIPEYWVIDIKNEKVIVFSEPGSKSYQEKLVQDKHNVLNLTAFSNLYLEVNKIFP from the coding sequence ATGACTACAACACAAGTAAGACTATTTACGGCACAGGAGTATCACAAAATGGCAGATCTGGGAATTTTGCACCCAGATGAGCGAGTGGAGTTAATTGAAGGGCAAATTATTGCAATGGCGGCTAAAAACCCACCGCATTCAGCAATTACAAAGCGCACTGCGGATACTTTACGTAATCTCCTCACTGGAAAAGCCGATATTCGAGTTCAAGAACCAATTCATATCAGCGATCGCTCAGAACCCGAACCTGATATCGCTGTTGTCAAAATAGATCCCCGTGACTATATCGACAGACATCCAATTCCAGATGATGTTTTTCTTCTTATAGAAGTCGCAGATCGCACACTAAGCTATGATTGCAACAAAAAAGCGGCGTTGTATGCACGCGCTGGTATCCCTGAATACTGGGTTATTGATATCAAAAATGAAAAAGTTATTGTTTTTAGTGAACCTGGAAGTAAATCTTATCAAGAAAAATTGGTACAAGACAAACACAATGTTCTCAACTTAACAGCTTTTTCAAACCTCTATTTAGAGGTAAACAAAATTTTCCCTTAA
- a CDS encoding DUF29 domain-containing protein yields the protein MKETIQPLYEQDFYLWLEDTATKLKTRDFDAIDIDNLIEEIEALGRSEKREFKNRLNVLLMHILKRVYVDSIYDNAGWERTIREQRRQIRELLNQSPSLEKYFIKVFSQVWQDALSDVKQDYPKNQFPDEWQFAIEIQCDFD from the coding sequence ATGAAAGAAACTATCCAGCCGCTATACGAACAAGATTTTTACCTTTGGCTTGAGGATACAGCGACTAAGCTTAAAACGAGAGATTTTGATGCGATCGATATTGATAACTTAATTGAGGAAATAGAAGCATTGGGACGATCGGAAAAGCGAGAGTTTAAAAATCGCCTGAACGTACTTCTGATGCACATTCTCAAGCGGGTATATGTTGATAGTATCTACGATAATGCTGGCTGGGAACGAACGATTCGCGAACAACGCAGACAAATTCGAGAATTGTTAAACCAGTCTCCTAGTTTAGAAAAGTATTTTATCAAAGTATTTTCCCAAGTGTGGCAAGATGCCTTGTCTGATGTAAAGCAAGACTATCCAAAAAATCAATTTCCTGATGAATGGCAGTTTGCTATTGAGATTCAGTGCGATTTTGACTGA